The region AAAGACTCGTTGTTGAAGTGAAGTCTGAGATTCAATCAAGGAAGACACTGGGACTGGCCATTTGGCATCGTTTCTCCATCTCTTTGCTTTGAGCTGCTTGCAAAAACTCACGGACATCACAGTACTGAAAAGCCCTCACGTGAACTGAGCTCAGAACTTGCAGACTAGTAGAAAAGAgtaaatctttcttttttcctctctatGATTTCTGGTActtgataataatataattctCGAAAGGCATTATTGAACAGAGGCAAATTACAATACTGCatctatttttatccttttctgtTCAATTTCTTGGGCTGCGCAAAACCCACACcgcctttcttcttctttccccccctttttttccaAGTAAATGTTGAATCTTTGAGTGAGGAGATCCAATGTGAACTCCCTCAGCTCCTCCTCCACTTCTGCAGATCAGCATGGAAATGCAAAACCCAACTCAGAAAAACCACCCCATTTCCCTGCTTTGCTTCACGAATCAAAGCAAGTAGCAACTCTAGCTGCCAGAGCAGTTTGTTTTAACTGGGAGAAGAAAGAATAAGATAGTAGTTTCTTTGTGGTAGTTGATGAATATGAAGCAGCAAGAAATGCAATAAGATTCGAAATTCTGAACGAATGAATGCTACAGCTAAGCTAAGAGAGCCCGACCCTCTCCCTCCCAAATGCAATATAGTTTATTAATCACGAATCCACTTCAAGGGTAAATGAAATGTTGTGGTAGTAATAactcgagagagagagagaggtcgtGTATATATGCATGTAAGAAGTAGTGGGTAAAGTAACTTGATCAGTAGACGAGAGAGGAACATCCGTAGCTTTTGCTTACAGTTAGAGTCTCAGGAAATGGGTGAAGGAGTTGAAGGCAGGCAAAAGGAGGCTTTGTTTGTTCATCAGTAACCAATTTGGAGTTAGCATGAAACGTGTCGGCATTAAATGGGATCAAGGTAGGTGGGAGTAGGATCACTTAGTAGTTGAGTTCACGTTAAGATTCTTTTGGTGGTGAAATGCAGTCCTGATACAGTACAGGAGAGTGCTAGCAACCAGCGACtgctcttctttttctctgtgttttttttttaaaaaaaaagaaattgtttggaTGAATGGTCGAACAACTAGTATAGTTAATTGCAAGCTGTCACGTTGAATTTTGGTCGAGAGCCAAGGTGATACAAAAGAATATGATTTGCCGGACAATCCCGACGTTGTTGCCTGAAATATAGCCCCAAGATTTTGATCGCACGACCATCTTGAATGGGTCCATTGATTTCCTTCTTCCTCGTTCATTGCTCCTTTACAATGGGAAAACAATGCACCGAGAGATTTTAGCTTCAAACTAGTTTTTATACACGCCAAAATGGTTGTAAAATTAGTCGCgggtcataaaaaaaaaaattaagagcaaaaaatatttatgaatccGTAATGTgtattctaaaacaaaatagattttaataataaatcgAAATACAAAGTTCATCTCTAAAATTCACGGtgataattttaagaaaaataattaattttaaattaatttaatgttgagtGATGAAATCGGCacaaacaatatttaattaaaaaaataaagtgaattcGAATCAActgataaacttgaaaaaaaaaattatatacatcacatgttcaataaattttttacctaaaaaattatttttcattaaattacaaAGTCCATGataactttttatatgaaacTTATCATGTTATATAGCATGTAGATTaggcttttatttttgttgtggaAAACCGAAAAAGAATAAGTCTATTTTTTAGTTATGTGAtgtttgaaattgtgttgtaacctgttttttattaaaattaaattttttagtatttttagattattttaatgcgttgatgtcagaaataatttttttaaaataaatattatcttaatacatttctaaataaaaaaatattttgaaaaacaatttatatcatACTCACAAACACCACTTTTCATgtcaatctttttatattttttaaaagaaaaaaaatattagtaataaatcattaaaataactCTTCTTCTTTAATACACTTTAGCCCTGAATTTTCTTGATCAATCGGAAAAGGTACTTGTACGAAGTTGTATAATGCGCATTAGAAAACATTCTCTTGTTGCCAAAATGTACGGGCTATATGAATTGATATCAAGGAGGTAACGGTGATGAACCTTGCCTTGCAAGAAGAAGAATATGATGATTCCTTGGCTCCTTGATAATTGCAGAGCAGTGAAGGCCTGAAGGGGATCGCTGTCGTGAATCTTTCCTGGTGCAATCaccatgaaagaaaaggaaaaggaaaaacactagaaaacatGAAAGCTGACGGCAAAAAGTTTGCGGCAACATTGCTTTCCTTTCTACATATATCAAGAAAGTTCGCATTTAGAAATAAACACAAGCACCAGCAGTGGCTTATGCCTTCTTGTGAATCAATAATTTCCCTGTATTCTTCTGATTTCAAACCTCTGATCATAGCTAGGTGATGGGTTTCAAATTTCATGGTATTATATACAGATATCTCTGGCCAGTGCAGTTCCTCTCTGCCTAAATCTCCGCGACGACAGCGCTGTGGGATGTTTAGGAATTGATGGACCAATCATAATCTTGGTACACAATGTTAACAGGGCCTCCATCTCCCAGAAGATGTGTTAGCAGACCTGCTTTAGTTGCATCCGAGTAGTTGATAATGCACCTCAGGATTTCTTTCTCTTGGCCAAAATCACCACTGAACCTGCAGACCAAAAGTTTGCAGATCATATATGTGATATTTTTCACTTGAGATGCAGCGAAATGCAAATGATTACCATGCAACATGCAATGGACACTTCTAAGTTTTAACCTTTAATGAAAATGTAAAGCACAGACATGAAGTAGGCACTCCGTAGCTCACCACTTGATGATCCGTGTAAGGTAAACTGTCCTCTTTTCCAAGTCCACCTCCATTCCACTCCTTTGGAAGAATTCTCTTGCAGCACATCTTAATTCAGCTTCGATTCCTTGGGATGTGAAAAACCTCACTGTGGGGCTTGATCTTGTACCAATGCAGAGTCCAAAATGAATTAATGGATTCACTTTAGGAAGAGCAACCTGCCATTTCATTGCAGACAGTTCAAGTTCTAACCCACCATCTCATTTAAATATATGCAAGTTAACTTAAAAGGTCAATTCACTTTTCTCGTACTTTTAAACTCAACAAGAATTAGAGTTTGAGGCAAGCTCATCtttcaaaaggaaaataatgCACAGCGTTGAAAGTTACTAATGCATTGCTAGAAATCAGGTTTAACagaataaagttttaaaatacccgCCGCCAAAAATAAACAACGTTTCGCAGATATAAACATCATTAGCGGAAATTACCTCTAAGCGTTTGTCTCCAGTGCCAAAAGGCTTGACTAATGAATAGGGAGATCTTCTATTGCTTCTGAGGATTCCATTTGTAATTGTATTTAGAGAGTAGGAAGACCCCCCTACAATGTATTGAAAGTTGGAAGAGAAGGATCTCCTTTCGATTGCCCCTTCAGGACATCCTACTCTAATTATAGCATGGATGACCATAGCATTGTGCAAGTTCAAGAAGAATGCCAGTTTCTCATCTTGTGAGAGCTTTAAGAGATCCACCCTGTGAAGATCTTGAACCAAATTGACATATCTGCATTCATAGATGGAGAGAAATGAACTTGGAGAAGCTAAAGTGACTTGTAACATTAACTGCCAAAATAAGAACAAGTGGGTATGGTATATCTTAGTGTCCATTGTAGCAGAACCTAACACTCAGATTAGAACCTTgttaatgaatttaaatatgATGTTTCTTCATTATAAATATGGCATAATGCCTCTTATGTTGAATATAACAGGACATGGGTGGTTATGGAAGTTTTACACAAGGATATAGGGATTTAAATCCTCGTGTAGTAAAGAATCATTTCAGCCTGGGCTATAATATTGACTTTTTTCACCTATAAGTATACCGTCTATATTCCCAATCCCTGTGAATGATTATGCCAAAACAGCCCTCTTCCCTATCATTCTGTCATTCAATTGACCACTTATATTCAACCTGCCCTCTTTCCGATGTTCTTCGTGGGCGACCTTTGCCCGAATGCTTTATACACGGGAAGCACTCCCCTGGTAAATTCTACTTGATCAACTTCACTACATTAACGATGAGACTAAACCTCCAGCCACCTTGTGTGAGCTATTCCAAAAATTAAACTCAGTGATTTAGCTTAATTAGGTACTTAAGAATGACAATTGGAGCTCTTTTGCAGAAAGTGGAAAGGTGATAGACTCTGATAAAAGCGATGTTTTCAGCAATAAAGTGGCGAATGCCTTTCCAGCAGATGTGTGAGATTGGAAGCACAATAATAAATGGCATAAAAGTAAAACTAGTGAGAAAAGAGAACAGCGTACCTTCTGAATTCCTCGCTTTTGCTGATGCCAGCATAATCAACATGGCGCCTATCATCTGAGGCGTATGACTCTAGTATCGCAGACATTATCTTGTTGAGTCTTTGTCCAACCACAACTGCGGGCTTAGGCTCACTGTCAATCGTAGACCCTCTGAAATTGTAGCATTTTGGAATAAATGGTTCATGCTCAAGGAAACGATAATAATGGTTTCCatcttcaaaatcattttcccTACATACACATTGAATATAAAGCAAACTGTTAAAAATTATGCTGATCAATACATATTGCATTCAGACAGGAGAAAAACTTCTTACCCGAAAACATGATGAATGAAGTGCTTCCTGGTCAGCTGCTTACCAATCTCAACAGCCTGCAcatattttcatatgaaaatcaATTAGCATCAATAAACTCACTTGTAAATTCAAAGTGGTGGGCACAACCATGTCCATCTAGTTGCTttcactttttatttgattatgcaCCATCAGTAATGATCACGAAATTGAGCATGAAAACCAGAAATACGAActaatttcttttcattgcCATTTTCATTCCCAAATCTTTTCTTGTTCTGAGCGTTCTATGgtcagtaaaaaaaacacaagaatcccacctctttttcttttgtttttttagggcaATACGTCCTGTTTTTGATCCACTgtcatatatattaattttcaaaagtcctttttatgattttgttttctcgGTATAACTGGTAGGACCTCGTTACATCTTCGACTGTCCACAACATGCATCTACGTATTGATATTTTTGTGTTCCCACTTCCAATTTTTGACCCAGTAGTTGATCGGTCTCCAATGCCCTGTGACTATGAGAAGCACACGCAAGCTAGGGAAAGTGcattatatagaaaaacaacGAAATTGAAGAATAGCAATCGTTTTTCACAGAACATATGTCTATCATCTGTGTGGGATGCCTAGGAATTACACATAACTAATTCATTGTGGGTCAAACCTCCAAAACAGTTTAATTGGTTGCTACAAGTATTATAAATGGCTAGTGCAATAGATCAAGATAGTGCAATTAGTTTGGTTTCACGAAAGATTGTAGGAGTTTTTtactacaaataaaaattttcgtGGTTGTCGGTACAGAATATCATCTCTCTCATTCTTGCTGTTTCATTATTTCTACCTACATAATACAAGAATTAAGGCCGGTGGATTTATAAATGTTGTTAAatcatcaaaaagaaaaaaagaatcagtTATCAAAATGTAGATTGCATGCAGAGAgtattcacttaaaaaaaatataaacatgataAGAGAATGCATAGCTTCCCCGATACATGAAACGTTTGTTTAccttaattagaaaataaatttttaaaaaaaaaagaaaaaaaaacaagaacctgCAAATGTTGGGAAAAGGCGGAATTTGGGGATGCAAAAGTAAAGGCCAAAAAATGTGCCCAACATCATCAAAGCAACTTCGCCGTTGCTTTTTCGCGGGATGGTGCGGATCCAACGTTTGGGAGGGTCTGCATCATGATAACACAAGGGAGTGGGAACACTCAAACAGCTCCTTGGTTCTGCAGCCTTTTATGGCTTTTTACTAACTTTTTATGAATCAATCTAACACGTTGGGTTGGTCCACGAACCAAAAAGATCCATAAAAGCATTATTGGGTCCATGAGGTCAACAACTTCATATACAAAAAACGCAATAGAGGCGAAGGTATGAATTAGTTTCTGCTCTCCAAACAAttagctcttttttttaactataagaaAATTAGCTAATAGTATGTCCACTTTTTGCATTTACAAGTACTGGTCATTTTGGCAACCACGACAatgtcattaaaaatatttcatgactagcttatatgaaaaaatataaaaatatcagatTTTTCCCTTCTTAGGGTTTGTAAAAACACCACATTGCAAATATTTCATGTGATACGAAAAGACACCTTTTATGCTAATTTGTTGAATGACAAACTAAATATAGTTTTCGTCATAGTTGGcctctctataaaaaaaaggacaattAATCACCTTTTCACCCAAACTTTCAATGTGGGGAGGCATTTTTATCGGTCCTTTAATAGTTAAACCCGAACAACATTTCTAAATACAACTTATTTCAAgagagtttttaaaaataaatggtatGATAATATCAATCCAATTGTCCAGCTTTAtagtaattcaattaattttattcaaagtaGAATTTAGTTGGTCAATCACTTGTTATTTCATCTTGATTTTAACTGTAAGAATATCTAAACATTAAGTTACACATATCCTTCAGAATACcaccatgaataaaaaaaaattaataatattaatcctATCGGTaaggaaaaggagagaaaaaactagaaaaatcatgTACGCTTAGATTATATTGACAGGAGGAAGAGTGCTAATTTTGTTTGCGTGGTGACACTTCTAAATTCTGAGATTATTTTATTGCTTGAAGAATAATAATGAGCAGGTTTCGACAGGCAACCTCTATGATTGCATTTGCGTGCAAATGCACTGCCTTAATCATATCGCTTACCAGAATCAGTTAACCCTGCTGTAATAAGCTGCCAGTTAATTTTACTTTAAGtgatttattaaatcatttattttccTTGCAACTAACGAGGTGGTTAATCCTCCTTCCGTAATCATGCCGTCTGCGTGTTCGCCATCATTGATGTTTTGTTCTCCTTCATTGCAATCACCACCACCTCTTGGTTCCCTTCTCTTCTCATTCATCAAAAACAGTATGTCTATTGTGGTCATTTCAATCTCCTATTTTAAGATTTTCgactaaaattaattatcttcCAAATATTTCCTATCCTCTCCCCTAATGTATTAGTCGTTATATCGAACCAGTCAAGGATTAATCAAGAGAAAAGGTCAAACTAAAATCTAGAAGCGCCacgaaacttaaaaaaacttagatatgtTAAACGACAACGTTTTTAGACGTACCTTCTTCCTGCCGCAATCGAAGTGGTGAATGAGCACCTCGACCATCTCTCTCCCAGCAAAACAATTCTTAactatcttcatcttcatcagaCGGTCCTGAATTGGCAATCTCTGCCTCAAAACCTTCACAATCCCAACCATCTCGTCCGTTGACTCCTCCTCATGATCATCAAATCCATACACTGGCGGTGCAGGCGCATCACCTGAACATTTCTTCCCTAGCATCTCCTTCAACCTCTCCTCAAAACCTCCACTGTTCCTCAACGAATTCAACGCCACCAGGCCGCCAAATAATTTGTCGTTGAAGAATATCTGCGGTACTTGAGAACTTCCGGTTctctcaatcaattctttctccCTCTGCCGATATACGTCGATGTTGATTTCAACAAATTTTAATCCTCTCTCTCTGAAAAACGAGCGGACTGCGGTGCAATCTCTGCAATTTGACCTTGAAAAGAAACTAACCCGTCCTTTAATTTGTTCCTCTTTGTCGTTGTTCTTGAGCATCACTACAACTTTGAGTCCCGATATTTTGAACTCTGTCACGCCTGAGTCGAATGATTTCACCTTATTATTCATGTAATCGTCATCACCGTCGTCGAATTTGAGAGAGGAAAATCTTTTCGAAATCGTTTCCGATAAGCTGTTGCTTCGGTCCTTGATGAATTTTCCGATAGACGGCATGTCGACCGCCGTGAAACTCTCAGACAAGGATTTGGATCGGACTACAGCGTTGCCGTTTTCGTATGGTTGAGATGGAGGTGAAGGCGAGAGACCTGGAGGCGCCTCTGGCTTTGGGAGATGAAAATCAGGCTGGATTGTTTGCTTATAGCCGTTGATTTTGGGTGTAACGGCTATAATATCTTCTGGCTTGGTGGTATCTCCAGCTGGATCATCCTGGTTAACATTTGAATTCAAACTTGGAGAGAAATGGACAGAACTGGAGAGATTCTCGTTTCCGTATCTTGTTTTAATAATCTCTTTATCCACAACCCCGTCTGTCTCTGTTACCTTGATTCCTAATTTCTCTTCGCCAGCAGGCTTGAGGAGTTCTCCGTTTATCACCTCCATTTTATTCTGGTaacaataagaagaagaagaagaagaagaagaagaagaagtttaaCTCTATGAAGACAAAGACATGAGATTATTTTAGAGAGACGGGGGCTTTTGATGAGGGTTAAAGAGAGCGTTGTAATCGGAGGAGGGGTTTAATGGGTACAGAGAACATATaaatacatgtgtgtgtgtgtgggagGGAAGGAAGGGAGGAGGTTTAACAAATCAAACAAGCTAcgaagtattattttaaaattaaatcaaaataaaacaataggaGGAGGTCAAACACATGGTGACACTggttctcttttcctcttttcttttttttaatcagtccTCGAGCATTAAAGTAAGCCTTGTTCGATTGGATACGGAGGATGCCACGTATGATATTCAAactgatatatttataaaaaatatttatttgacatGGCATGAAAAATACACCCCGGGTTCTTGAGTTGTGCCCTGCCCAAACCAATGCAATCAGTTTAGAAACtgagaataaaaataagataaaaacaaatttttttcttgttacgACTGCGATCACAAAGTTGCCTCGTCGTCGCCGGCTGATGACCACATGGAGCGGCCCCACAAAAACCGCATTCAACGGAGAAACTGGGTGTTCGTGTTGCACTGACGAAGATACCCTTCCATGCTACGTTTTCGATGGGGATGGGATCTGTCTGCTTGAACTATTATAAAAGAAAGCTGTAGATTATAGTTTAGTCCCTTTAGTCTCATCAGATAAATCGATTAGTCCCTTTTAGTTTTGAgaataattaattgatatatcGACCACCTTTGACCGTTAGATTATTAACAATCTATCGACTCTTACTCTTTGAACGTCTTTGAAactgttttttgtttaattgatttattttgtttaaaattaatttttatatctatttttaattttttttgatatattattattaaaaataattatttaaaaataataatattattattttaatatatttctaaataaaaattattttaaaaagtaattattatcaaaCTCTCCTACAGCTCTACCCCCTTAACCCTTCTCCTACTTGTCTTCTCCGTGATTTTTTAtcgttgttttcaatttttttctcgaaAGCCAGAAAAGCCCTCAATTTCTCTCCCTGACCTATGTAGTTGTCTTCCACATGAAGAACAGTTCCCTTCCTGTAATTGCATTTACATGTTAGAACTCAAAATCCCATTCTCGTTCCCAGTAAACCTAGATGCGAGAGCTTAATGAGCTCGTCGATGATCGTGTTccagaaaaaatccaaataaactCCTGTAGACCTAAGCATTGTTAGCAAGATAAAAGGGAAAAGCATAAAGGACCATTCGATGTCAATCTGAAGCTTTAATTTGGTTCTCAGGAATACACAGAAACATCGATAAATTAAAGTTCCGGTGTCAAATTTGAGATCTTGTATTGTGCCCAAAAGTACATGATATACAGAGACAAATCCTGTGTGGTCACGGATTTTGTGGTTATAATTTTAGGCGACACCAAACAACTTCTGGATTAAGGATGTTTTTCTACTTGTCTGGGTGGACTTTGACAGAAAGTGATATGGAGGATTCTAGACCAAGTACTCCTGAATTTCCTTTTACAATCCGAGCCTTCTGTTTTGAAGTTTGTGCCCCACAGATTCCATTAAGCTGATCTTTTAGCAGaaggttttatttgaaaacgAGGAGAGAGGGAAAGCACAAGCTACTTTCCATGCGGGCGAGAGTAGACAAAAATGagctatttttcaataaaaacattaGAGTGTGCAGGTATAGAATGGTAGTTTTATGGCTCCGAGTCCTGTTGATATTAGATATTGCCTGTTTGATTGGATTTCggtggattttttttgtcattagcccgtttgttttgtgagaaaatattttccttcgTTTTCGAACATGAAGGATATATTGAAAactaaatctatataaaatatttttcaatcaatcctttatagctttaatttaaagaaaaatattttaactcaGTTAAAGATAATATAATGAATATTCTCCACTCATTCCAATGATGCTCATGTTACCTagtcaacttattttttaaaataaaatataaaataatattattttaaatgtttttttataaataaaaattaattcaattacatttaaattgGACCAGGTCATGTGTATTGATTTAACCAGGCTGGTGGGATCAACTTCTTTAATTTAGTTGCAAACCTGGTTTATATTAAATCTTGAGTTACTAAGTTTTCAGGTCAATATAATAtcactaatttattatttttaataccaccACCAACCATAATCACAAGTTCACAACCCCGTCATCATGTCATCAGTGTAATTGTTATTTTACCATCATCTTATAGTAATCTAATACCACCAACATCACACCCCATCGATGCCCCCATCATCACAACTATTGTTTTATTATCACTACAACAATCAATTTATCTCTATTAGAACATTTAACACCTTCAACACAACAATAACAACCATCACTATCTCATAgctatcattttaatattaaatcattattttatcaCTATTATTGCTATCGTTGTTAAcataataacaattatcatgtaaacatcattaatattattgttattgttgtcaTCGTTGTTGTCACAACACCATCATcacaattattatcaatttcatcACCATTACCATCACTACTTTTACGGTACATATTTCAACTTTTTCCCTTACCATTTATgataaaaagtattttgttttatagagaaatatttttcttgattaatccaaacaaatgaaaataactTGCTTCACAGGAGAACATATTTTTAGCGAGGCAAGCGTGCCCTTAATTTGTtagtatttgatattttatccTACAAGATGGAAAATCTGATTAGTGAACGAGGGCATTTTGGAAATGAAAACATACCAGAAAAACTCGCACGGTGattaagttataaaaaatttcagaaacagGTGGACTaaataaatagttttgaaactaaagggaatgattaatttgatttgtgAAATTACAAGGACTGAGCTATAACTAACTGAAAGGAAAGGGCTTCCATGTAATTTGGCTTTATCGCCCGCGATCGCCGTTGAATTGATCAACGTCCAAGGTTTCGTTGACAATGATCCGGTCCACGCCGAGATGCAAACGGTTTTGGAAGGCTGTGACGTGGTAAATCACTAAATTGTTAATGGTATGGTAATGGTATCCACTATCCACTTGTGATTTGGGATCCAAATGGCTCCATCAAAGGtggattgtttgatttttttcacagGAATATCACCTACCCAGTTTGATTATAATGATTTTATGTAAGAGGGTTTCTGTCCtcgagttt is a window of Populus nigra chromosome 10, ddPopNigr1.1, whole genome shotgun sequence DNA encoding:
- the LOC133704441 gene encoding uncharacterized protein LOC133704441, translating into MEVINGELLKPAGEEKLGIKVTETDGVVDKEIIKTRYGNENLSSSVHFSPSLNSNVNQDDPAGDTTKPEDIIAVTPKINGYKQTIQPDFHLPKPEAPPGLSPSPPSQPYENGNAVVRSKSLSESFTAVDMPSIGKFIKDRSNSLSETISKRFSSLKFDDGDDDYMNNKVKSFDSGVTEFKISGLKVVVMLKNNDKEEQIKGRVSFFSRSNCRDCTAVRSFFRERGLKFVEINIDVYRQREKELIERTGSSQVPQIFFNDKLFGGLVALNSLRNSGGFEERLKEMLGKKCSGDAPAPPVYGFDDHEEESTDEMVGIVKVLRQRLPIQDRLMKMKIVKNCFAGREMVEVLIHHFDCGRKKAVEIGKQLTRKHFIHHVFGENDFEDGNHYYRFLEHEPFIPKCYNFRGSTIDSEPKPAVVVGQRLNKIMSAILESYASDDRRHVDYAGISKSEEFRRYVNLVQDLHRVDLLKLSQDEKLAFFLNLHNAMVIHAIIRVGCPEGAIERRSFSSNFQYIVGGSSYSLNTITNGILRSNRRSPYSLVKPFGTGDKRLEVALPKVNPLIHFGLCIGTRSSPTVRFFTSQGIEAELRCAAREFFQRSGMEVDLEKRTVYLTRIIKWFSGDFGQEKEILRCIINYSDATKAGLLTHLLGDGGPVNIVYQDYDWSINS